The Triticum aestivum cultivar Chinese Spring chromosome 3A, IWGSC CS RefSeq v2.1, whole genome shotgun sequence genome includes a region encoding these proteins:
- the LOC123060893 gene encoding pathogen-related protein, giving the protein MASTETGGDKYRSFMHGEGEKNTVWRHGAPPNYDIVNKLFEEERTKEWPDGSLEEKVQRLLKTWEMEMIHKVRPDDQKSVHSQGFTASTNGMKPLTRKEWTAIGGYNAFLATKLPPEHRIYDPDKETVDSGMSTFLTAFPRGFAIEVLDVYSGPPRVAFKFRHWGYMEGPFKGHPPHGQRVEFFGVCVFHVDEEMKVEKAEYFYERGNFLASFLSAPATAAAASASGCPVMRGN; this is encoded by the exons ATGGCGTCTACTGAAACAGGAGGTGACAAGTACCGGTCGTTCATGCACGGCGAGGGCGAGAAGAACACCGTGTGGAGGCATGGAGCCCCTCCCAACTACGACATCGTGAACAAGCTCTTCGAGGAAGAGAGGACCAAG GAATGGCCGGATGGGTCTCTTGAGGAGAAGGTGCAGCGCCTGCTCAAGACCTGGGAGATGGAGATGATCCACAAGGTGCGCCCCGACGACCAGAAGAGCGTCCACTCCCAGGGATTCACCGCGAGCACCAACG GGATGAAGCCTCTAACGCGGAAGGAGTGGACTGCCATCGGCGGCTACAACGCGTTCCTGGCGACCAAGCTGCCGCCGGAGCACCGCATCTACGACCCGGACAAGGAGACGGTCGACTCCGGCATGTCGACGTTCCTCACGGCGTTCCCCAGGGGCTTCGCCATCGAGGTGCTGGACGTGTACAGCGGCCCGCCGAGGGTCGCCTTCAAGTTCCGGCACTGGGGTTACATGGAGGGGCCGTTCAAGGGGCACCCTCCTCACGGCCAGCGCGTCGAGTTCTTTGGGGTCTGCGTCTTCCAT GTTGATGAGGAGATGAAGGTGGAGAAGGCGGAGTACTTCTACGAGCGCGGCAACTTCCTCGCAAGCTTCTTGAGCGcgcctgctactgctgctgctgcatcGGCTTCAGGTTGTCCTGTGATGAGAGGAAACTGA
- the LOC123060892 gene encoding isocitrate dehydrogenase [NADP] isoform X2 has protein sequence MAFDKIQVANPIVEMDGDEMTRIIWKWIKDKLIFPFLDLDIKYFDLGLPNRDATGDKVTIESAEATLKYNVAIKCATVTPDEGRVKEFNLKAMWRSPNGTIRNILNGTVFREPIICKNVPRLVPGWTKPICIGRHAFGDQYRATDTIIRGPGKLKLIFDGIEEQIELDVFNFSGAGGVALSMYNTDESIRAFAEASMNVAYQKRWPLYLSTKNTILKKYDGRFKDIFQENYETNWRGRFEDAGIWYEHRLIDDMVAYALKSEGGYVWACKNYDGDVQSDLVAQGFGSLGLMTSVLVCPDGRTVEAEAAHGTVTRHYRVHQKGGETSTNSIASIFAWSTGLAHRAKLDDNKRLLDFTQKLEAACVGTVESGKMTKDLALLIHGPTVSRDKYLNTMEFIDAVAEELRTRLSAKSKL, from the exons ATGGCGTTCGACAAGATCCAGGTCGCCAACCCCATCGTCGAGATGGACG GTGACGAGATGACACGAATTATATGGAAATGGATCAAAGATAAG CTTATATTTCCTTTCCTGGACTTGGATATAAAATACTTTGACTTAGGTCTACCTAACCGTGATGCTACTGGGGATAAAGTAACGATAGAAAGTGCAGAAGCTACCCTAAA GTATAACGTGGCCATCAAATGCGCAACTGTCACCCCAG ATGAAGGACGCGTAAAAGAGTTTAATTTAAAAGCTATGTGGAGGAGTCCAAATGGGACAATAAGGAACATCTTAAATG GAACTGTTTTCCGAGAACCAATCATCTGCAAGAATGTTCCTCGGCTTGTGCCTG GATGGACAAAACCCATATGCATTGGCAGACATGCTTTTGGTGATCAATACCGAGCAACAGATACAATCATCAGAGGGCCAGGGAAACTCAAGTTGATATTTG ATGGCATAGAGGAACAAATAGAGTTGGATGTGTTCAACTTTAGTGGTGCTGGTGGAGTAGCATTGTCTATGTATAACACTGATGAG tcaattcgggcatttgctgaAGCTTCGATGAATGTGGCTTACCAGAAAAGATGGCCGCTTTATCTTAGTACCAAGAACACAATCCTGAAAAAATATGATGGAAG GTTTAAAGACATATTCCAAGAAAACTATGAAACAAATTGGAGAGGCAGGTTTGAGGATGCAGGAATATG GTATGAACATAGACTGATCGATGATATGGTGGCCTATGCCCTAAAGAGTGAAGGTGGCTATGTTTGGGCTTGCAAGAATTATGACGGAGATGTGCAGAGCGATCTAGTTGCTCAAG GTTTTGGATCGTTAGGTCTCATGACATCGGTTCTG GTGTGCCCTGACGGTAGAACAGTTGAAGCTGAAGCTGCACACGGTACAGTCACACGACATTACAGAGTCCACCAAAAAGGAGGCGAAACTAGCACAAACAGCATTGCGTCAATCTTTGCGTGGTCTACTGGATTAGCACATAG GGCAAAGCTCGATGACAACAAAAGACTGTTGGATTTCACACAAAAACTTGAAGCTGCTTGTGTGGGAACAGTGGAatctgggaagatgacaaaggatCTAGCTCTTCTCATACACGGACCAAC TGTTAGCCGTGATAAGTATCTGAACACCATGGAGTTCATTGATGCGGTTGCTGAGGAGTTGAGGACAAGATTGTCTGCAAAATCAAAGTTATAA
- the LOC123060892 gene encoding isocitrate dehydrogenase [NADP] isoform X1: MEDEKRSKSSSNALSDEMTRIIWKWIKDKLIFPFLDLDIKYFDLGLPNRDATGDKVTIESAEATLKYNVAIKCATVTPDEGRVKEFNLKAMWRSPNGTIRNILNGTVFREPIICKNVPRLVPGWTKPICIGRHAFGDQYRATDTIIRGPGKLKLIFDGIEEQIELDVFNFSGAGGVALSMYNTDESIRAFAEASMNVAYQKRWPLYLSTKNTILKKYDGRFKDIFQENYETNWRGRFEDAGIWYEHRLIDDMVAYALKSEGGYVWACKNYDGDVQSDLVAQGFGSLGLMTSVLVCPDGRTVEAEAAHGTVTRHYRVHQKGGETSTNSIASIFAWSTGLAHRAKLDDNKRLLDFTQKLEAACVGTVESGKMTKDLALLIHGPTVSRDKYLNTMEFIDAVAEELRTRLSAKSKL, from the exons ATGGAAGATGAAAAACGTTCCAAATCGTCTTCCAATGCACTCA GTGACGAGATGACACGAATTATATGGAAATGGATCAAAGATAAG CTTATATTTCCTTTCCTGGACTTGGATATAAAATACTTTGACTTAGGTCTACCTAACCGTGATGCTACTGGGGATAAAGTAACGATAGAAAGTGCAGAAGCTACCCTAAA GTATAACGTGGCCATCAAATGCGCAACTGTCACCCCAG ATGAAGGACGCGTAAAAGAGTTTAATTTAAAAGCTATGTGGAGGAGTCCAAATGGGACAATAAGGAACATCTTAAATG GAACTGTTTTCCGAGAACCAATCATCTGCAAGAATGTTCCTCGGCTTGTGCCTG GATGGACAAAACCCATATGCATTGGCAGACATGCTTTTGGTGATCAATACCGAGCAACAGATACAATCATCAGAGGGCCAGGGAAACTCAAGTTGATATTTG ATGGCATAGAGGAACAAATAGAGTTGGATGTGTTCAACTTTAGTGGTGCTGGTGGAGTAGCATTGTCTATGTATAACACTGATGAG tcaattcgggcatttgctgaAGCTTCGATGAATGTGGCTTACCAGAAAAGATGGCCGCTTTATCTTAGTACCAAGAACACAATCCTGAAAAAATATGATGGAAG GTTTAAAGACATATTCCAAGAAAACTATGAAACAAATTGGAGAGGCAGGTTTGAGGATGCAGGAATATG GTATGAACATAGACTGATCGATGATATGGTGGCCTATGCCCTAAAGAGTGAAGGTGGCTATGTTTGGGCTTGCAAGAATTATGACGGAGATGTGCAGAGCGATCTAGTTGCTCAAG GTTTTGGATCGTTAGGTCTCATGACATCGGTTCTG GTGTGCCCTGACGGTAGAACAGTTGAAGCTGAAGCTGCACACGGTACAGTCACACGACATTACAGAGTCCACCAAAAAGGAGGCGAAACTAGCACAAACAGCATTGCGTCAATCTTTGCGTGGTCTACTGGATTAGCACATAG GGCAAAGCTCGATGACAACAAAAGACTGTTGGATTTCACACAAAAACTTGAAGCTGCTTGTGTGGGAACAGTGGAatctgggaagatgacaaaggatCTAGCTCTTCTCATACACGGACCAAC TGTTAGCCGTGATAAGTATCTGAACACCATGGAGTTCATTGATGCGGTTGCTGAGGAGTTGAGGACAAGATTGTCTGCAAAATCAAAGTTATAA